A window of Gallus gallus isolate bGalGal1 chromosome 3, bGalGal1.mat.broiler.GRCg7b, whole genome shotgun sequence genomic DNA:
ATCTGTCTTTCAGGAATGGCTTCAGTACAGGGCTCCACGGGCAGCAGCTCACCCAGACCTCCTCCACCATATTGAGCTCTGTCAACGGGCTCTGTGCCTGAGGCCTGCTCCTACAGGGGCTTTCCGTGGGCTGTGTCCTCCTGTGCAgcagttttttccttccttcagtctGCTCTCGCAGAGGCACAACCAGCATTGCTTGTGGTTcagctgcccagcagtgggTCCCTTTTGGAGTAGCTGCAGCTGGCTCTGATCTGACATAGGGCAGCTGCTGGACCCTGCTCACAGAGGCCACCTCAGTAGTCCCCTGCTGCCAAAACCTTGCCATGTAAGCTCAATATAGGCTTATGCCAAATGAAGGACCAAGACAGTAAAGGAAGCACAAGTAATATTGCTGGATAGATTATTTGTTAATTTTAATAAAGCAATTTCAAATGTGATAATTCATTCTTGTCAGGAGACAGCTCAGCCTGTGTGCGGTGGCTACTTTGTTCTCTAATGTTCTTAATAAGATGTAATTTTGagcttttgattttctttctgttggaGAAGTAGTTCTCCATTGTCTTCTCCATAAGCCTTTACCCAAAGTATATGTAGCAGAACTGTATTCCTTCATACTTAGTCTGTTTGGTTGCTGTTaaagcactggaaaatgaaatacagattcaggcttcccatttttatttatttttttagatattCTTTTTAACACCTCAAGTTAAAgggatttatttactttaacaTGTCAGAGCCCAGGACTGCTCTCTAATTCTGTTTATTATCATCAGGTTTTGGATAATTTAcaatattatttcagttttagtgTGCTGTATTGCTAATCACTTAaactctgtttctcttttttcacagctctgctctcagctaCAGCTGTCAATTATCTACTGTCTCTAGTAGCTATTGTCTTGTTTTACGTTTATTACACTCATCCAGAAGGTTGTTCTGAAAACAagacattcatcagtgttaaTATGCTACTGTGTATCGGTGCTTCCGTAATGTCAATTCTGCCAAGGATTCAGGTatagttttgttattttcttagttttctgtattatttttcattatcagAAACCCATGATATAATCATGCTTGAGACTTTTGAGTTGCCTAACTGCTGTTTCATGTCTACTTCATACAGGAATCTCAGCCAAGATCTGGTTTGCTGCAGTCTTCTGTGATTACCATCTATACCATGTATTTGACTTGGTCAGCTATGACCAACGAACCAGGTAACTGTAGCAGCGGTATGTGGCTTTTTAGGTAAACTGTTCAGCTCTAAATTCTATCTTCACCTGTTTACAAGGCAACATTGGAATGAGGTACTGTGATGTGCGCAGCCACAAGTTTCTCCCACTTTCTTGCAGTTTCCTGCAATAACACTAAATAAATAGTTCTTTCAAAGATATATCCGTACTGGGTTTGAAGTTTCTTGCTTGGTATTGAGATGTTGATGACATTTTTCCTAATGGAGGAATTATTTCAGTGTAGTAATGTTGTAACACTTCTTGCCTGAAAACAACCagatgtcttaaaaaaaaaaaagttcagccATTTCATTGATGAAAATAAACCACCAAATActgatttcagtgctttaaaTTGTCTCTGGCATGGAAGTAGCCTTTAATCTTAATTGTAGGCAATCTTCTGTGCTCCTGTGTAATGGCAGACATCTGAGTCCATGTAACTACTGAAGTAATTATGGAAAAGTagtctgctttctgctgtttcatcTACGTGTTGTGTGTGGATGCTGTAAATTGGGAACTGTTGGTATAAGAAACTTTGTAGCATTCTTTTTAACTCTGAGATGACTCTGATACCTCATCTGTAGACTATATGGTTGGCGTACTTGGCTTCTAGTAGTAGAATTTATTTGATTTAATATGCAGAGAACTTCTATTTCGTTGCTTCTGGTTATATGAGATGGCAAAAGTAAAGCACTTGATAGGTATCTCAAGGCAAATAAAGGATTTTAAATTTATGTAAGGTTTTGTTCTGTCATTGTCCTGTTGTAGAGATTCTGTAGGCTAAAATTCAAGCTTTTGTACTTTGGTCACAGAATTTCTATTATTCTACGTTCTGTATGGAAATACGCTTTTAACTACTTgctcagtttttgttttatctaAGTTTTAATGTAATTTCCCTCACAGACAGGCGCTGTAACCCAAGTTTGCTGAGCATCATTGGTTACAATACCACCACCATTCCAACCCAAGGTCAAGTAGTGCAGTGGTGGGATGCGCAAGGAATTGTAggactgattttgtttttgctgtgtgtTCTCTACTCAAGGTAaggttgctttaaaaaaaaaaaaatccattgtcTTGTATTACTTCTGATTGTCAGATGATAAATTATATTCATTTGGGTAATGGTACTGCATTCTTTCCTGTCAAATACAGCATCCGAACATCCAATAACAGCCAAGTTAATAAGCTGATGCTGACCAGTGATGAATCAACTCTGATAGAAGATGGAATGCCCAGGAATGATGGCTCCCTTGATGATGGAGATGATGTTCACCGTGCCATAGATAACGAAAGGGATGGAGTTACTTACAGCTACTCCTTCTTCCATTTTATGCTTTTCCTGGCATCGCTGTATATCATGATGACACTTACCAACTGGTACAGGTATCTACATTTCATAGTACACTATGCTAACAATCTGCATGCAAGATGCTACGGTTAGCTGGTCAAACAGGCACAAGCGATGTGCTACAAGGAATGTGGCTCTGAATGGGACTTCCCTTGAGAAGTGCACTGTTTGACACATGTGAATGAATTGTAGTTGTACAATGTTTACTAATGTTATGTTAACAGCGTGAGCAGATGCTATTCAGAActcaaaacaaattaaagatCTCTAACAATTTGCTGATGAACTGCTTGtaccaaaataacaaaactaGAAAGGTGTTTTCTTCTAAAGTAACTCTTAATAGATAGTCTTGTTCTTGGTTTGATTTATGGCTCTGCTTAAATCCATGTGATACAAAGGTTATTAATTCTCCTAGAGTGTGTCTTTTCACGAGGTAAAATGCATTACCAGTAGCATAAATGCtatgcagttcttcttttctgcagatgtACTTAGTAGTTATTTCTGCTCTTGACAGATTCTCTTACTCAGTACTTTTTGggctgctgttgttttccacAACTTGCAGATGGTGTTTTCATACAGACTGGTGTGAGCTAATTGGAGGAAGTAAAGAGGAGGCATCCTTTGAGGTGTTCAGCTGACATGAAAATAATTGACTGTGCAGATGCTGAGTAGTGCCTTACTACATGATTGCCATATTACAACAAAAATTgcaaaaaacatcttttttttttaattctttcaacAGCCCGGATTCTACTTATGAGACAATGACCAGCAAATGGCCGTCTGTCTGGGTGAAGATATCTTCCAGCTGGATTGGCATTGTGTTGTATGTGTGGACTCTGGTTGCTCCGCTGGTTCTTACAAATCGTGACTTTGACTAAGGGAGCTGCGTTGCTCCCCAGGGAAGATGGTGTTAGGTCCACCATGTCTTTGAAACAAACAGTATTCAGGATTATAGTGTAGTTGTAAATATGTGTGCGCGTGCTATCTGTGTAGCATATACCCTGCTTTACTCTGCATGATCACCTTGAATCATGTCTTTTTGTCACTTCACTAAATGGCTCTTTCTAGCTGAGCTCAGTGAGAATTGCTACAATGATAGTTTTCATAGGATTATTCCTAGATCAAGTGCTTTGGGAGCATTAGAACATCAAGGCCTTTTGGAAGTGTGTTTTTCTCCCCACCCCTCAACTGTACTAAATAGTTCTCTGGGGGGAATAAAGTGCAAGTGTTAATTAACGTAACGAAGTAGTATTAGATCAGGCTTTGCAAGGGAAGGAGGGGCTGCCTTTGATAATCCGTGTTGCCTTGATTCCAAAGTAATCTCGAGTTAGCATTGTTAGACTCAAAATTGTGCGTGTTCCTACTTACAGGACATGTTGCATCGTGTTGGCACTAAAAGCCTGGTCTTGTATTAAGGGCAGCACAGTACCTTCAGCACAAACGTTAAACGGGGAAACTTGCACCTGAAATTGTGGAGAGGCTGACATCTTCCTGTGTGCTGTTGTCTGATGTGTCCCATTGCAGAcaggactggggaaaaaatattctggTAGCAGATGCTCAGAAGCATGTTTTAAGACACCTGTTTACAATATGCATCTACgtaattttttaaaaggtagTTTAAGTGGGATAGCTGTGCTTTAATTTATTGCTGGTTTTGTGCCACTTTCTTGGCTAAATTACAATCACGAACTTTGCAAGGAGCCGAGTGGTGAACACTGTTGGCACTTCAGAGGAGTTTTTGTGGTATGACGATTCAAATAGAAGCAGAAGAAGCACTGAAACTGCAGTAACAAGGGGAGGCTTGCATTAACAAAAGTCTTTAAGGTACTCGAGGCTCTACATTTTAATTTGGGTATTTTGCTGTCCATTACCAGAGATGGAGTTGAGCCTAGAAAGTAGGTCTAGAGGAAAGGTAAAACATTAGATCTGTTTGATTAAAATACTGTATAGTTTTGTGCAGTTAcgaaaaattaaatgcttttgtgCTTGCTGCTTTGTAATTGAAGTATGTAAGCtgcattatttatgtttttcctttacttGCTATGACCTGAGACTTGAGCTGTCTGGTCAGGAGGTACCCTAGAGCATTTAGATGATGTCATGATTATGTTACTGTGATGTTTATACTGTTACTTCTTGTTGCTAATTCTTTTCTAAGCTTTTATTATAACTCATACTGACATTTATCGCGGAAGTATGACACGTCACTCAAACCTGAGATGGTAACGAAAGGATTAGTAAAGGCTTGCAGTAATTTGTAATATGTTGTTaccttaataaataaatttggaTGAAGCTGTGTAATTACTTTTGATGTCTCATACTGCTTCTGAACATGTGGCTAGAATATAGTTCTTATAATCTTTGAATCTTACATTCCCTGGCCATTTTCCAGTATTTGGTGGTTGAAAAGTAAAAACTGACAATGCTGGAAAATATACCTGTGTCAGCTCAGGCTCTTTGCATCACATGTAAGCCTGGGTGAAGTTTTTCAAACTGTGCCCTTCGCACCCATCTCATTCAAAACACTAAAATGCTTTATACCTGTAACTGCATTCCTGCTTAATCAGCAGGACCAAAGCAtaatttcagctgtgctgtattatttttttttttatgtttaggTAAAATACCTTAATGCTTGTTTTAATACAGTAGTTCCTGATATAAGAATTAACTGGTATTTCACTGTAGTGCCTGTAACCTGTGACTAGCTGGTccttcacagaaaaagaaaggtgagGAGTCAGTTGTGTCAACATAAATTCAGCTACTCTTAAAAGAGGCCAGACTATGCCTTTAAAAAGATAAACTCAATGGGCTTTAATATGCTTCTAGTGTCATAATGTCTCAATAAGCAAGTTTACCATAGTTTATCATCACTTTACTAGGACATCTTACCCTGAAGCTTCTCACAAACCGCTGTAGCTACAGCTTTGAGGGCAAAAAGGATCCTCAGTTACAGTTTAACTTTCAAATAGGTGCTCAGTGAAATCATTTGTTATGCCAACTTGTCACCTACAGCAGTCATATATACCCTCTTTGCTGTTCAACTTTATAATGAAGATGGAATATCAACTTGAATAAGCATGGAAGCCTTACAGTAAATGCACACAGTTTTGAATAGAGGTAAAGTGCTTTTGCAGAAAGGAACAAGTGGGCTCTGCAGCAGTTGTCTGTAAGGAACCAAAGGAAGAAACTATTATGTTGTATACTACTGAAATAAATTAGTTTGCTACATTGACTATTAGTTCTACTGCTGTTGGGATCTTATATATAAATCTCAGATCTCAAAGTTGCAGATAAGGAGCCTCTTTTCCAATAAATGTGTATAGAAAAAAGTTTGGCACAGTTAAGGCaataaaaacacagctgttaAATTTATACCTGCTTGGCACAGGGAATAAGAGACAACTCTTACGCTATCACACTTACTTatgtaatgtttattttatcagAGTAGATGGTCCAAGTTAAAGTACTCATGCAGTCAAGGGGCCTGGCGGCTGTAAAGAACTTTGTCCCCAGTTTGTGCTATGTATAAGCACTTCCACTGAAGTGAAAGTAAGGCAGAACCAAGATTTAGCAAGGTACAGGCACTTTGTTCCCAGTtcaagcagggaaaaaaaaagcctaacaTCAGGTCCtggtcccccccaccccaaaaaaagCCTTATGtttattaaacaaaatgttgtagaaaatagaaaaaaaaatacagaaagtcaGTGCTCCCTAACCATACACTACTAGTTTTCATCATCATTATATGTAAGACCAGAAGTGGAAGAAACCATAAATCAAAGCTTACTCTTAACAAGTGTCTGGTTACCTCGGCTATTTAGAGATATGTGTAGGTATACCAAGCATTTGACAGCAGTATTGTAACAGTCCAACTTGGTATTGCCAACCGTGTCTAACAGCTTGCCTAACTGTAGCTAAACAATTGCTTGTAGGATAGCAAAGGTATTTCAGATTCCACGCTATCTGGTTACATAAAACAGTGATTTACAAAAAACTCATACCAAACAATATTCTAAATAAATAGTTCCTCTTCATGACTATGTACATAGTCCCCATTACATTAGTTATCCAAGAACGGCATGTCTGTGTCCATGGGTGCTGGGGCAAGTTCACATAAATAGAACAGTGTGGCCTCACTTGCTTCTGCCTCTGTTAGCGGCTCCAAGCGCACCAGCTTGCTCTGAGTGGGTTCGGGATCCAGGCTGCTCTCCAGGAGCTCATCCACCTCCAGGGGTTTGTCCACAGAGGAAGGAGTTTCAGTTGCGGAGCTCCCACTCTCAACAGTGGAGCCTGGGTTCCCGTCAAGGAATGCGAGCAGCGGAAATGCAGTATACTGTATGAGTTGTTTATCTAAGGGAAACAAAATTCCCAACACGTTATCAGTTGCTGTACCATTCTAAATgtagaatgaaaaagaaaaaaagcaacacctcATACAATTTACtaagaaataatatattaagattttttttttttatttagtggtaggcttgttttaaaatgattaaagATCTACACGAAGTTATTCAGATTCTCCCATAAAACATCAGTTTCATACAGTGCCATTAAGCAACCTTAAAAGCGGATACATTAAATGTTTGCTTGTCTACAACGTGTCATGCtgatcaacaacaacaaaagtaagaaaaaatattgagaACAAAACTTGCTCAACACTTACttaaaccatttaaaaaaaaaacaaacgacTAACCTGATTTAGGCTTAGAAACTTGTGTTTCCTGTGAAGCAGCTGGACCAGCATTACTCTTGGTAGTTTCTATTCCCTTTGTCTCCATCTAGAAAATAAAGTTACATCTAAAAAACACGCTCTCAAAGGCTCTTTAATGCAACTGCAATGACACCAGAACCTAGCTCACCAACtactttgaaaatgtatttgtgaAGGCaggctttaaactgaaggaCTTAGGGAACAGGTCCAAAAGGGCTCACAACACTGCAACTGATTGGAGAGTAAGCCAGGCCAACCAGAACAATGACAAACGTTCCTGAGCTGCCTCCCAGGACATGAGGCAGAAGGCCAGCCATGTCAAAGGTATGTAGTTATGGGGGATCTTCTTGCATCCCTCTAGAGAAACCAGCATTCTcagctcctctttcttctctgaagtgccCATATACCAGgcaacacagcacagggaataaaggaggaggaggaggagatatCTGTGTGCGGTCACAGGGCTGTGATCTCATTGTGATCACAAAGTATGTGCAGGACAGCTCATGGATGCCCGTGTACTTTTTAGAAAAGACAGGACAGCAAGGGGAtgtggtggagttgctgtcaATATGACAACCACTGTAATGTATTAAAGCTCTGCCTAGGGATGAATGAGTAAAGAGCTTATGGCTAAGAACTAAGAGGCATGCTAATATGGGTGACATCACTGTAGCTGTTTACtgcaggccacctgatcagtTGGAGGAAGTTGATGAGGCTTTCTACAGAGAGCTGAGAAAGAGCCTCACAATCACAGGCACTTGTTCTCATGGCTGGACTTCAATGATCCTGGtatttgctggaaaagcagcactgccaggcacACGCAGTCCAGGATCCTGCAGAGCATTGATGATTCTAACACAAGCAGTGGAGGAGGTGAGAAGTGCAGTGCTGGACCTTGTTCTTACAAAGGACTAGTTGGAATGTGAAGACTGGGAGCAGCCTTGGCTACAATGACCATTAAATAATAGACTTCAAATcttgtgtggaaaaaaacagtgtaatAATTAGAATTGCAATCCTGGCCTGCAGGAGACCTCTTAAAAGGACCTATTTGGAGGCATTCTGTAGGTTAGAGTATTGGAAGGGGGCCCAAGAAAACCTGATGGCATTCAAAgcacttcttccaagctcaagatCACTGCAACCCTGAGATTAAGAAGCCTGCGtggatgagcaaggagctcatggaaaaacacaaacagaagatgaaagtCCACAGAACAGGGAAAAAGGGTCTGACCACTTGGAAGTTATATAGGAATGTTGTCAGGCCATGCAGGTATACAATGTGGAAGACTAACACCCACCTGGAATTAAATCTAATGAGGAAGGTTAAGAACAAGAAGAGCTTCTTTAAGTCTATCAATAGCAAgaggaagactagggaaaatgcaggcctgctgctgaatgaggtgggtgccctgGTAAATGGAGGACGCTGAAAAAACagttctttgcttcagtcttcactgcTATGCCTGGCCCTCAGACATCCAGACCCTAGAAAAGagtctgaaaaaaagaattcctcTTAGTTGAGAAGGATCTtattctggatgtcatctccaagcaagtggaagaaaagaatgttaTCAGAAGTAGTTAATGTGGGCTCACCAGGGGGAAAATCAAGCTTGGCCAGTGTGGTAGTCTTCTATAATAACATGACTGAATAGCTAACAGTGGATGCTGCGTACCTTGACTTCAGTAGagcttttgatactgtctccTGTAACATCCTCAGAGGTAAGCCTGGAAAGTGTGGCAAAGATGAGTGGATAGTGAGGTGGACTGAGAACTGGTTGTGATCAGCAGCAGTATAGTTGGGGAACCGTTGC
This region includes:
- the SERINC1 gene encoding serine incorporator 1 precursor, which encodes MGGVLGLCSMASWIPCLCGSAPCLLCRCCPSGNNSTITRLIYAFFLLLGVSVACVMLIPGMEEQLKKIPGFCDGGMGTTIPGVHGHVNCDVLVGYKAVYRVCFGMAMFFLLFSLLMIKVKSSNDPRAAVHNGFWFFKFATALAISVGAFFIPEGPFTTVWFYVGMSGAFCFILIQLVLLIDFAHSWNESWVEKMEEGNSRCWYAALLSATAVNYLLSLVAIVLFYVYYTHPEGCSENKTFISVNMLLCIGASVMSILPRIQESQPRSGLLQSSVITIYTMYLTWSAMTNEPDRRCNPSLLSIIGYNTTTIPTQGQVVQWWDAQGIVGLILFLLCVLYSSIRTSNNSQVNKLMLTSDESTLIEDGMPRNDGSLDDGDDVHRAIDNERDGVTYSYSFFHFMLFLASLYIMMTLTNWYSPDSTYETMTSKWPSVWVKISSSWIGIVLYVWTLVAPLVLTNRDFD